The following proteins are encoded in a genomic region of Planctomycetota bacterium:
- a CDS encoding PilT/PilU family type 4a pilus ATPase, which yields MPAEKEAVEQGTPQNLKDIEKLFIALSKNKGSDLHLKANLKPIFRIATVPHEAGPRVLGDADVQRLIYEILSEKQKKEYEQEGDIDFAYNIEGWGRYRINVFRDRGSVAVAVRRVNTEIPSFEQLHLPPILKKIALLQDGLIIVAGPTGSGKSTTLASILQYINNNRRCHIITIEDPIEYLFKDVKSFINQREVGLDVKTFASALKYVVRQDPDVIMLGEMRDPESLEAGLMAAETGHLVLGTVHASSAYQTISRILDLFPTERQEQIRQALSFNLKSIICQKLLPGAKPDVARMVPTVEILLNNPSTQKLIQEKEDKKIQEVIRGAEEEGMQDFNRSLFNLINEGLINKEVAFKYSPNAEQLKMYLQGIFLDDERKIIG from the coding sequence ATGCCAGCTGAAAAAGAAGCCGTTGAACAAGGAACGCCTCAAAACCTCAAGGATATAGAAAAGCTTTTTATCGCCTTGAGCAAGAACAAGGGCTCGGATTTGCATCTCAAGGCTAATTTAAAGCCGATTTTCCGTATTGCCACGGTGCCGCACGAAGCGGGACCTCGCGTTCTGGGCGATGCGGACGTCCAGCGCCTGATTTACGAAATTCTCTCGGAAAAGCAGAAAAAAGAATACGAACAGGAAGGCGATATCGACTTCGCTTATAATATCGAAGGCTGGGGCAGGTACAGGATAAACGTCTTCCGCGACAGGGGAAGCGTGGCGGTGGCGGTGCGCCGGGTGAATACGGAAATCCCCTCTTTCGAACAATTACACCTGCCACCGATACTAAAAAAAATAGCCCTGTTACAGGATGGGCTGATTATCGTTGCAGGCCCGACCGGTTCGGGCAAATCAACAACCCTTGCGTCTATTCTTCAATACATCAATAACAACCGCCGATGCCATATCATCACTATCGAAGACCCGATAGAATACCTGTTTAAGGATGTAAAATCATTCATTAACCAGCGCGAGGTCGGGCTGGATGTAAAAACATTCGCCTCGGCTTTAAAATACGTGGTCAGGCAAGACCCGGATGTAATAATGCTGGGAGAGATGCGCGACCCGGAAAGCCTGGAAGCAGGACTCATGGCCGCGGAAACCGGACACCTCGTTTTGGGAACGGTCCACGCCTCAAGCGCTTACCAGACTATTTCACGCATTCTGGACTTATTCCCGACTGAACGGCAGGAACAAATCCGCCAGGCACTTTCTTTTAACCTTAAATCAATCATCTGCCAGAAATTGCTGCCCGGAGCAAAACCGGATGTCGCTCGGATGGTGCCCACGGTTGAAATATTGCTCAATAACCCCTCGACACAAAAACTCATCCAAGAAAAAGAGGACAAAAAGATACAGGAAGTCATCCGCGGCGCAGAAGAAGAAGGTATGCAGGATTTCAACCGTTCGCTCTTTAATCTTATCAACGAAGGGCTGATAAACAAGGAAGTGGCTTTCAAATATTCACCCAATGCCGAACAGTTAAAAATGTATCTGCAAGGCATCTTCCTTGATGACGAGCGTAAGATAATCGGCTAA
- a CDS encoding UDP-2,3-diacylglucosamine diphosphatase, whose amino-acid sequence MDKHIIFLSDAHLSVGYPQRTAKMLDFMLSPEFRSAARIYILGDLFDFWIGPKHIELVDYQDILSALRKRTKDGQQINFIYGNRDFLVDKSFAKATGVKILGDSADSQLDGKKAWLTHGDLLCTLDKGYKSYRRLARSKLIKAAYKSIPQKASYGIGKSLRGLSTHLVKQKPDPERNITPKAVEATFKKGYDIIICGHVHRNGEESYPGGKTLYTLGSFGEGGHYLVYKNGFLKPSVF is encoded by the coding sequence ATGGATAAACATATTATCTTTTTGAGCGACGCGCATCTTTCCGTCGGCTATCCGCAGCGGACGGCAAAGATGCTGGATTTCATGCTTTCCCCGGAATTCCGCTCGGCTGCAAGAATCTATATCCTGGGCGACCTTTTCGATTTCTGGATAGGGCCCAAACATATAGAACTGGTTGATTATCAGGATATACTTTCCGCCTTACGAAAACGCACCAAAGATGGGCAACAGATTAATTTCATCTACGGCAACCGCGATTTCCTGGTAGATAAGTCTTTTGCCAAGGCTACCGGGGTAAAGATATTAGGCGACAGCGCTGATTCACAACTGGATGGCAAAAAAGCATGGCTAACGCACGGAGACCTGTTATGCACCCTTGATAAAGGTTATAAGAGTTATCGCCGGCTGGCGAGGAGCAAACTCATTAAAGCCGCTTATAAAAGTATCCCTCAAAAAGCAAGTTACGGAATAGGCAAATCCTTGCGCGGGCTTTCCACCCATCTGGTAAAACAAAAGCCCGACCCGGAAAGAAATATCACGCCAAAAGCAGTCGAGGCAACTTTTAAAAAAGGATATGATATTATCATCTGCGGACACGTCCACCGCAACGGCGAGGAAAGCTATCCGGGCGGCAAAACGCTTTATACATTAGGTTCATTCGGTGAAGGCGGGCATTACCTGGTTTACAAAAACGGCTTTTTAAAGCCATCGGTATTCTGA
- the rimO gene encoding 30S ribosomal protein S12 methylthiotransferase RimO: protein MKTVGFISLGCPKNLVDSEVMLGALEKADYKIVSDGQPADIFIINTCCFIKDATEESESIIRQALALKNEGKYKKVVVAGCLPQRVGDTLKDKYKADAWLGSFGRDEIVNLLRKLSVAEKPVNAVPHVPEAARIDNQRWRFTPKHFAYLRIAEGCDNRCTYCVIPRFHGRYRSKPMPEIIKEAEKLAKDGVKEINLIAQDTTYYGKDLYGKSKLAELLRKLAGVKGVEWIRVLYTNPRYFTDDLINEIAVNKKVVKYIDIPIQHISDNILRKMGRGIKGKDIIELITKLRKKIKGLFLRTSIIVGFPGETEKDFNELMDFLNKAKFERLGAFIYSPEEGTPAFGFEKQITEQLKAKRLDTLMRTQQKIAFGFNWKLKGKIIPAIIDSREGGYFIGRIYGDAPEVDGNIFIKPAKQGGKSLRTGAIYNILVTGSKGYDLTGALYESC, encoded by the coding sequence ATGAAAACGGTCGGATTTATCAGCCTGGGATGCCCCAAAAACCTGGTGGATTCAGAAGTAATGTTGGGTGCTTTAGAAAAAGCCGATTACAAAATAGTATCTGATGGCCAACCGGCTGATATTTTCATCATTAATACATGCTGTTTTATCAAGGATGCCACCGAAGAATCGGAAAGCATTATAAGGCAGGCGCTAGCGCTCAAAAATGAAGGCAAATATAAAAAGGTGGTAGTTGCCGGATGTTTGCCACAACGCGTGGGCGATACGCTTAAGGATAAATATAAAGCAGATGCATGGCTGGGCTCTTTCGGAAGAGACGAAATTGTTAACCTTTTACGCAAACTTTCCGTTGCGGAAAAACCGGTCAATGCCGTTCCTCACGTTCCTGAAGCGGCTAGGATTGATAACCAGCGATGGCGTTTCACCCCAAAACATTTCGCTTATTTAAGGATTGCTGAGGGATGCGATAACCGATGCACTTATTGCGTGATTCCGCGCTTCCACGGGCGTTACCGCAGCAAACCCATGCCGGAAATAATCAAGGAAGCCGAAAAGCTGGCAAAAGACGGCGTTAAAGAAATCAATCTTATCGCCCAGGATACCACTTATTACGGAAAGGATTTATATGGAAAATCCAAATTAGCCGAATTACTGAGGAAACTAGCGGGTGTTAAAGGGGTAGAATGGATACGGGTTCTTTATACCAATCCGCGCTATTTTACAGATGATTTAATAAACGAAATAGCCGTGAATAAGAAGGTGGTTAAATATATTGATATTCCGATACAGCATATCAGCGATAACATACTTCGTAAAATGGGCAGGGGGATAAAAGGCAAAGATATAATCGAACTCATAACCAAATTGCGTAAAAAGATAAAAGGACTGTTCTTAAGAACGTCAATAATCGTCGGATTCCCCGGCGAGACAGAAAAAGATTTTAACGAACTTATGGATTTCCTGAACAAAGCCAAATTCGAGCGTCTGGGGGCTTTTATATATTCTCCGGAAGAAGGCACGCCGGCTTTCGGCTTTGAGAAACAAATCACGGAACAGCTTAAGGCAAAACGACTTGACACTCTCATGCGCACCCAGCAAAAAATCGCCTTTGGTTTTAACTGGAAACTAAAAGGAAAGATTATCCCCGCCATTATCGACAGCCGGGAAGGCGGATATTTTATCGGGCGGATTTACGGAGACGCCCCGGAAGTGGACGGGAATATCTTTATAAAGCCGGCAAAACAAGGCGGGAAAAGCTTGAGGACAGGCGCCATATATAATATACTGGTCACGGGTTCCAAGGGATATGATTTGACAGGAGCACTTTATGAATCTTGCTAA
- the pgsA gene encoding CDP-diacylglycerol--glycerol-3-phosphate 3-phosphatidyltransferase — translation MNLANRLTLSRLFISIIYFVIIFFAYKDGVFHTALINCALGLFAIALLTDVLDGYIARRYKMVTNFGRIADPFIDKVLVCGTFVFFVSWAPMQYFMPAWMLVIILGREFLVSALRAFAESKGIAFGSSLWGQHKMTTQSLTIIWALIYWGHLARRPDLLPASAVILKAFIWLTLITTIISGLSYILAFYKLSRQVKQD, via the coding sequence ATGAATCTTGCTAACCGTTTGACACTAAGCCGCTTGTTTATTTCAATCATTTATTTTGTGATAATATTCTTTGCTTATAAAGACGGCGTTTTCCATACGGCATTGATAAATTGCGCCCTGGGCCTTTTTGCTATAGCGCTCCTGACCGATGTATTAGACGGCTATATTGCCCGGCGGTATAAAATGGTAACCAATTTCGGCAGGATTGCCGACCCGTTCATAGATAAAGTACTGGTCTGCGGGACTTTCGTATTTTTTGTCAGCTGGGCTCCCATGCAATATTTCATGCCGGCCTGGATGTTGGTAATAATTTTAGGGCGTGAATTCCTGGTCAGCGCGTTAAGGGCTTTTGCCGAGTCAAAAGGCATCGCTTTCGGCAGCTCTTTGTGGGGCCAGCATAAAATGACAACTCAAAGCCTGACGATAATCTGGGCCCTGATTTATTGGGGACACCTGGCAAGAAGACCCGACCTGCTTCCGGCATCGGCGGTCATATTAAAAGCTTTCATCTGGCTTACCCTAATCACAACCATTATTTCCGGCCTTTCATATATACTAGCTTTCTATAAATTATCACGTCAGGTTAAACAGGATTAA
- a CDS encoding phosphatidylglycerophosphatase A, with product MKNFILKGLVSAAYTGYFPWIGGTIGTIFAVDIYLICYGFINMPYKEYLISGAGVLFFSIICLLTGKWAEKYYGKKDPKPFVLDEFAGYFLSVFMINLSDMPALSVITSFILFRFFDVLKPFPAKQAERLNGGIGIVTDDLIAGFYANILTRILLSMPWFIKLDPSSYIL from the coding sequence ATGAAGAATTTCATTTTAAAAGGACTGGTCAGCGCCGCTTACACAGGTTATTTCCCATGGATCGGCGGGACAATCGGAACGATTTTTGCGGTCGATATTTACCTTATCTGTTACGGATTCATAAATATGCCTTATAAAGAATATCTTATAAGCGGCGCCGGCGTATTGTTTTTTTCCATCATCTGCCTTTTAACCGGGAAATGGGCGGAAAAATATTACGGCAAAAAGGATCCCAAGCCATTCGTGCTGGATGAATTTGCCGGTTATTTCCTATCGGTATTCATGATAAACCTTTCGGATATGCCGGCTTTGTCAGTTATCACCTCCTTTATACTTTTCAGGTTTTTTGATGTGCTTAAGCCTTTCCCGGCAAAACAAGCGGAAAGACTAAACGGCGGAATAGGTATTGTCACGGATGATTTAATCGCGGGTTTTTATGCCAATATTTTAACCAGAATACTGCTGTCTATGCCGTGGTTTATAAAACTTGACCCCTCTTCATATATTTTGTAA
- a CDS encoding PP2C family protein-serine/threonine phosphatase, which produces MPTGESRKFKSGIYKNPAKSTIRRTKTVVLPRASEDGTEQPKYVSLKPRGLPLGLKYALLTALAITIAIIIVVIISYVSIRNEVEDQINESGIMLTNVLSGFDVEFWKDAQKNNKMEQIKAANVINFLVTEEKGADVFLVASLKPPQQYKLENDRSLKITPDDIEIRELDYSEQTGETDRIRTRAYRKELLDKSGKGTDHYITLFISARKIDEVLNSLFIIFLLPAFLAIAIGAGLGLWMASQVTKPIKNLIDDMEEVSGGNLEHQSTVSSQDEIGVLTKVFNRMTNSLKAAHDKELEAKALEHELNIAHEIQANLLPKKIPEIPGYDIATYYRASKEVGGDYYDIINIDESNIGIIVADVSGKGIPGSMVMTMARSLVRMEAGRNPSAADTLIKVNRIMATDIRRGMFVTALYIVLNIKNHTALVSSAGHNPLVIWRKKLNKHELVNPNGIALGFDRGPVFERTIKEVTINLSWGDRLVGYTDGVVESMNQHDEEFGSERFYNLVNRLGEIESRLFINKVMEEIDAHQGNAPQHDDITLISCKFSG; this is translated from the coding sequence ATGCCAACAGGTGAATCGCGTAAATTTAAAAGCGGTATTTATAAAAATCCTGCAAAATCAACCATACGCCGCACTAAAACAGTGGTTTTACCGCGGGCAAGCGAAGACGGGACCGAACAACCAAAGTATGTTTCATTAAAACCTAGAGGTTTGCCGTTAGGCTTAAAATACGCCCTCTTAACCGCGTTGGCAATCACCATCGCCATAATCATCGTGGTAATTATTTCCTATGTCTCAATCCGGAACGAAGTGGAAGACCAGATAAACGAATCAGGTATCATGCTAACCAATGTATTATCAGGTTTTGATGTGGAATTCTGGAAAGATGCCCAAAAGAACAATAAAATGGAGCAGATTAAAGCAGCTAATGTCATCAATTTTCTTGTCACGGAAGAAAAAGGGGCAGACGTATTTTTAGTCGCCTCATTAAAACCACCGCAACAATATAAACTTGAAAACGACCGGTCATTAAAAATCACACCGGATGATATAGAAATCAGGGAACTGGATTATTCGGAGCAAACCGGTGAAACCGACCGTATAAGAACCCGAGCTTACCGCAAAGAGCTTTTGGACAAAAGCGGAAAAGGAACAGACCATTATATCACATTGTTCATTTCAGCTCGTAAAATCGACGAGGTTTTAAACAGCCTGTTTATAATATTTTTATTGCCGGCATTCCTGGCAATCGCCATCGGCGCCGGACTCGGATTATGGATGGCATCCCAGGTAACCAAACCTATCAAAAACCTCATTGATGACATGGAAGAAGTCAGCGGCGGCAACCTGGAACACCAGTCGACCGTATCTTCACAGGATGAAATCGGCGTATTAACCAAGGTTTTTAACCGGATGACCAACAGCCTGAAAGCGGCGCATGACAAGGAATTGGAGGCAAAAGCACTTGAACATGAACTAAACATTGCCCATGAAATACAGGCAAATCTTTTGCCTAAGAAAATACCGGAAATACCGGGTTATGATATCGCGACATATTACAGAGCAAGCAAGGAAGTGGGCGGCGATTATTACGATATCATCAATATCGACGAATCCAACATCGGAATCATCGTAGCTGATGTTTCCGGCAAAGGGATTCCCGGCTCGATGGTCATGACCATGGCACGCAGCCTGGTGCGCATGGAAGCCGGGCGTAATCCTTCCGCCGCGGATACCCTGATAAAAGTAAACCGTATCATGGCGACCGATATACGGCGCGGGATGTTCGTCACAGCCCTTTACATCGTGTTAAATATCAAAAACCATACCGCCCTGGTAAGCAGCGCCGGCCATAACCCGCTTGTCATCTGGCGCAAAAAATTAAATAAACATGAATTGGTTAACCCTAACGGGATAGCTCTGGGCTTTGACCGCGGCCCTGTTTTTGAGCGAACTATTAAAGAAGTCACGATTAACCTGAGCTGGGGCGACCGCCTGGTCGGCTATACCGACGGCGTGGTGGAATCAATGAACCAGCATGATGAGGAATTCGGCTCAGAACGATTCTACAACCTGGTTAACCGGCTGGGCGAAATAGAATCCCGGTTGTTCATAAACAAAGTAATGGAAGAAATTGATGCGCATCAGGGCAATGCGCCCCAACATGACGATATAACACTTATCTCTTGTAAATTCAGCGGATGA
- a CDS encoding ATP-binding protein: protein MSDEARGNTLRKQLPDKDKYQDRLIITSDLKLLYLVRQFVVNFMRQIPLPADYENRLVLAVDEAVSNIIEHAYESKTDGYIDIQIARNEKEISFSITDWGKPFNPNRVKKPDIAKSIKAGAKGGLGIFLMKQIMDEVKYTFKSGQNHLYLVKYLALQKEA, encoded by the coding sequence ATGAGCGATGAAGCAAGAGGAAATACGTTAAGGAAACAGTTACCGGATAAGGATAAATACCAAGACAGGCTGATAATCACCAGCGATTTGAAGCTGCTTTACCTGGTCAGGCAGTTTGTCGTCAATTTTATGCGCCAGATTCCCCTGCCAGCCGATTATGAAAACCGGCTCGTCTTGGCGGTTGATGAAGCCGTCAGCAATATCATAGAACACGCTTACGAATCAAAAACCGATGGTTATATCGACATACAAATAGCCAGGAACGAAAAAGAAATTTCTTTCAGTATTACGGACTGGGGGAAGCCTTTTAACCCCAATAGAGTCAAAAAACCTGATATAGCAAAATCTATCAAAGCCGGAGCCAAAGGCGGCTTGGGCATCTTCCTGATGAAGCAAATAATGGATGAAGTAAAATATACTTTTAAAAGTGGACAAAATCATTTGTATTTAGTAAAGTATCTGGCTTTGCAAAAGGAGGCATAA
- a CDS encoding STAS domain-containing protein produces MGDFQINTQKLSDGITSISVKGFLDAYTYSEFEQTINNLFNQKQYKLVVDLSNVDYISSAGAGVFIGAIGLAQENNGNIIIIRPKPGVKEVFDLLGLSQIFTITNNLEAAIKTLTGK; encoded by the coding sequence ATGGGCGACTTTCAAATCAATACGCAAAAATTATCAGATGGAATAACATCTATTTCGGTAAAAGGATTCCTGGATGCCTATACCTACAGCGAATTCGAGCAAACTATTAATAATCTTTTTAACCAGAAACAGTATAAATTAGTCGTTGACCTGTCAAACGTGGATTATATCTCGAGCGCCGGAGCGGGTGTTTTTATCGGCGCCATCGGCCTGGCGCAGGAAAACAACGGTAATATTATCATCATCCGCCCCAAACCGGGCGTAAAGGAAGTCTTCGACCTTCTGGGCCTTTCCCAGATTTTTACCATTACCAATAACCTGGAAGCCGCCATAAAGACTTTAACGGGAAAATAA
- a CDS encoding DUF523 domain-containing protein yields the protein MRPRYYLVSACLAGINSRYDGSSVLNRFLYRRLKDKPLLIVCPELSGGLPVPRPPVQITGKNSANTYSGKSVWENKARLTSVKGKDFTKAFLKGCKRINKLLKVVKIKSAFIKARSPSCGNGFVYNRNLKTGKVELVKGDGVFTHMLKKRKIPVKAF from the coding sequence ATGCGCCCTCGTTATTACTTGGTAAGCGCCTGCCTGGCAGGAATAAATTCCCGCTATGATGGTTCTTCCGTATTAAATCGATTCCTTTATCGCCGACTTAAAGACAAGCCCTTGCTGATTGTCTGCCCCGAATTATCCGGAGGGTTACCCGTTCCCAGGCCGCCGGTTCAGATTACCGGCAAAAACAGCGCCAACACTTACAGCGGAAAATCTGTCTGGGAAAACAAAGCGCGATTAACCTCCGTAAAAGGAAAAGATTTTACCAAAGCTTTCCTTAAAGGCTGTAAAAGAATCAATAAGCTGTTGAAAGTGGTCAAAATAAAATCGGCTTTCATTAAAGCGCGCAGCCCATCCTGCGGAAACGGATTTGTCTATAACCGAAACCTAAAAACAGGCAAAGTAGAATTAGTCAAAGGGGACGGTGTTTTTACCCATATGCTAAAAAAGCGGAAAATTCCGGTTAAGGCTTTTTAG
- a CDS encoding thymidylate synthase, with protein MKPVFIEAFNLDDAWFQCVDKILDYGHVYTIDRGSFTGQRRLEFDYVVIQVKKPGHRPIIPLMPEGSSIPAPSSMEYVEQYMNYLLTGVKQEGEDYTYGERLVDPRVKVPEAGALPERQGLPIVPPKAFGEVERGKMFKEMPLNVNQIEEVIKIYKTHGYGTNQATMEIGMPSDIKLVDPPCLRIIDTRIRYGKLHFMLYFRSWDLWAGTPSNLAGLQLLKEYMASEIGVEDGEIFAASKGLHLYEYTWEYAKQRTKKEGKSIQSQPAKKP; from the coding sequence ATGAAGCCTGTTTTTATCGAAGCTTTTAACCTTGATGATGCCTGGTTCCAGTGCGTGGATAAAATACTCGATTACGGCCATGTTTACACCATTGATCGGGGCAGTTTTACCGGCCAGAGAAGGCTTGAATTTGATTATGTGGTTATACAGGTCAAAAAGCCCGGTCACCGCCCGATAATACCTTTAATGCCGGAAGGCTCATCCATTCCCGCGCCCAGTTCCATGGAATATGTCGAGCAATACATGAATTACCTCTTGACCGGAGTGAAGCAAGAGGGTGAGGATTATACCTACGGGGAGCGGCTGGTCGACCCGCGCGTCAAGGTGCCGGAGGCAGGCGCCCTGCCTGAAAGGCAGGGACTCCCTATCGTCCCCCCGAAAGCTTTCGGGGAAGTGGAGCGGGGTAAGATGTTCAAAGAGATGCCGCTTAACGTCAACCAGATAGAAGAGGTGATAAAAATCTACAAGACACACGGCTACGGGACGAACCAGGCGACCATGGAAATAGGCATGCCTTCTGATATCAAACTGGTTGACCCGCCGTGCCTGCGCATTATTGATACAAGGATTCGCTACGGCAAGCTGCATTTCATGCTGTATTTCCGCTCATGGGATTTATGGGCGGGAACGCCTTCCAACCTGGCCGGATTGCAGCTTCTGAAAGAATACATGGCTTCCGAAATCGGCGTGGAAGACGGAGAGATATTCGCCGCCAGCAAGGGCCTGCACCTTTATGAATATACCTGGGAATACGCGAAGCAAAGGACCAAGAAGGAAGGCAAAAGCATCCAATCCCAGCCGGCTAAAAAGCCTTAA
- a CDS encoding PEGA domain-containing protein has product MKRIIIILSVLVIFAGCANRQITIRSQPEGAKLIVDSQEIGVTPHTFPFTYYGTRQVILQKDGYETQTNLAPVSPPFIHIFPFDLFMFLIPYPIENHYVFSYILSPKKEIDVDEILKHGEELKAYLNEELR; this is encoded by the coding sequence ATGAAGCGTATTATTATAATCTTAAGTGTGCTGGTTATCTTTGCCGGGTGCGCGAACCGCCAGATAACCATCCGTTCGCAGCCCGAGGGGGCGAAGTTGATTGTCGATTCGCAGGAAATAGGTGTGACGCCCCATACGTTCCCTTTTACCTATTACGGGACCAGGCAGGTAATCCTGCAAAAAGACGGCTACGAAACGCAGACAAACCTGGCGCCGGTAAGCCCGCCCTTCATCCATATTTTCCCTTTTGACCTTTTTATGTTCCTTATCCCTTATCCAATTGAGAATCATTATGTTTTTTCGTATATACTTTCCCCTAAAAAAGAGATTGATGTCGATGAAATCTTGAAGCACGGGGAAGAATTGAAAGCGTACTTAAACGAAGAACTGCGCTGA
- a CDS encoding rRNA pseudouridine synthase: protein MEERLHKVMAHAGIASRRKCEDLIRQGLVKVNNTIVREVGVKVDPSRDTIYYQGRPIKTESKCYFLVHKPKGYICSNKDERGRRTIMNLFKNIPYRLYTVGRLDSDSEGLVIVTNDGDLCNMMIHPRYEVPKTYHIVVRGALPLDVAEKIQKGVWLSEGKTAPAKMKIIKKMPNLTVLEMTITEGKKREIRRVFAKFGYPVKSLTRISIGKLQLRGLHSGAVKPVSKEFIISGIKPEGLYNNKQK from the coding sequence ATGGAAGAGCGGCTTCATAAAGTGATGGCGCATGCCGGAATCGCCTCCCGGCGCAAGTGCGAGGATTTAATCAGGCAGGGGCTGGTCAAGGTCAATAACACCATCGTCCGGGAAGTGGGCGTCAAGGTCGACCCAAGCCGGGACACTATTTACTACCAAGGCCGTCCCATAAAGACCGAGTCGAAGTGCTATTTCCTGGTCCACAAGCCCAAGGGCTATATCTGTTCCAATAAAGACGAACGCGGACGGCGGACGATTATGAATCTTTTTAAGAATATCCCTTACCGCCTTTACACGGTCGGGAGATTGGATTCTGATTCCGAAGGCCTCGTAATAGTGACCAATGACGGGGACCTCTGCAACATGATGATACATCCGCGCTACGAGGTCCCCAAGACCTATCACATCGTGGTCAGGGGAGCGTTACCGCTTGATGTGGCGGAAAAGATACAGAAAGGCGTCTGGCTTTCCGAAGGCAAAACCGCTCCGGCCAAGATGAAAATAATAAAGAAGATGCCCAACTTGACGGTTTTGGAAATGACCATAACGGAAGGCAAGAAACGGGAGATACGCAGGGTTTTTGCCAAGTTCGGCTATCCGGTAAAATCGCTCACGAGGATAAGCATCGGCAAACTGCAATTGAGGGGGCTGCATTCAGGCGCGGTAAAACCGGTCAGCAAAGAGTTTATAATTAGTGGAATTAAACCGGAAGGATTGTATAATAATAAACAGAAATAA
- the ruvB gene encoding Holliday junction branch migration DNA helicase RuvB — protein MAINKPQSFKPKIISSVKSADDLSLDQTLRPQSFDEFVGQSKIVNNVKIYITAAQKRSEALDHILFTGLPGLGKTTLAHLVAKRCQAEIKVTSGPAMERPADLVGILTNLQPKDILFIDEIHRLPKTVEEYLYSAMEDYTINIMIDQGPHARSVNIDVPKFTLIGATTREGLLSDPFRARFGILEKLELYPVEDLLKITERSAKLLNVKLEDDAGKLISQRARGTPRVANRLLKRIRDLAQVKSNNVITLKIALEGLEMLGIDNAGLEETDRKILKTLINHGGGPIGLKTIAVSVGEEEDTIEEVYEPFLIQCCFLEKTPRGRKITKSACEHLKEKIPINLIQKDIF, from the coding sequence ATGGCTATTAATAAACCCCAGAGTTTTAAGCCCAAGATAATTTCCAGCGTCAAGAGCGCTGACGATTTAAGCCTTGACCAAACATTACGTCCCCAGAGTTTCGACGAGTTCGTCGGCCAATCCAAGATAGTCAACAACGTCAAGATATACATCACCGCCGCGCAGAAGCGGTCAGAGGCGCTCGACCACATCCTTTTTACCGGCCTGCCCGGATTAGGCAAGACCACGCTTGCGCACCTGGTTGCCAAGCGCTGCCAGGCGGAAATCAAAGTGACCTCCGGCCCGGCCATGGAGCGTCCCGCGGACCTGGTCGGGATACTCACCAATCTCCAGCCCAAGGATATCCTCTTTATAGACGAAATCCACCGGCTGCCCAAGACGGTTGAAGAATACCTTTATTCCGCGATGGAGGATTACACCATCAATATCATGATAGACCAGGGCCCGCACGCCCGGAGCGTCAATATCGATGTCCCGAAATTCACACTTATCGGCGCGACCACGCGCGAGGGGCTCTTGAGCGACCCGTTCCGCGCGCGCTTTGGGATACTCGAAAAGCTGGAATTATACCCGGTAGAGGATTTATTAAAGATTACCGAACGCTCTGCCAAACTCCTGAACGTTAAACTGGAGGATGACGCCGGAAAGCTCATCAGCCAGCGCGCCCGGGGCACTCCGCGCGTTGCCAACCGGCTCCTTAAGAGAATCCGGGATTTAGCGCAGGTGAAATCCAATAACGTCATCACCCTGAAAATCGCGCTCGAAGGGCTGGAGATGCTCGGGATAGATAACGCGGGGCTGGAAGAAACGGATAGAAAGATTCTAAAAACGCTCATCAACCACGGCGGGGGGCCGATAGGATTAAAGACCATCGCCGTTTCCGTGGGCGAGGAAGAGGATACGATAGAAGAGGTTTACGAACCGTTTTTGATACAGTGCTGTTTCCTGGAAAAAACCCCGCGCGGGAGGAAAATCACCAAATCCGCCTGCGAACACCTCAAGGAGAAAATACCGATCAACCTCATCCAGAAGGATATTTTCTGA